In Mycolicibacterium phocaicum, one DNA window encodes the following:
- a CDS encoding dsRBD fold-containing protein — protein MYDKDLTNKWHVEIEFFEDDVHTHASAHARLRDDTLTTTGDAYRNPKDPSAPLVGEEIAAARALIALGTDLLMAASANIEKSTQHPVHLYR, from the coding sequence ATGTACGACAAGGATCTGACCAACAAGTGGCACGTCGAGATCGAGTTCTTCGAGGACGATGTCCACACCCACGCCTCCGCACACGCCCGGCTGCGGGACGACACCCTCACGACGACGGGGGATGCCTACCGCAATCCCAAAGACCCGAGTGCGCCGCTCGTCGGCGAGGAGATCGCGGCCGCCCGCGCGCTCATCGCGCTCGGCACCGATCTGCTCATGGCCGCGTCGGCGAACATCGAGAAATCAACACAGCACCCGGTGCACCTGTACCGCTGA